From Ptychodera flava strain L36383 chromosome 9, AS_Pfla_20210202, whole genome shotgun sequence:
ctttcctcacGCAGACTTTCAACCCttctttttcaaagtcaaagaaTAAAATTCGGGGGTTACCTTGCAAATTCCAGTAAGcttattagagaaacaaattacccaatatttaccgatatttgacattcaaaatgaccgccatccctgtgttatctcgaTGGGGCAAATATGATTTACCGACTTTCACAAAACCAGGCTGTGAATACTTCATTTACcccacaagcttcaaaatgagcccccacaagtggtaggccaaaggAAAATTGCAAAAGTCTAAATCTATTCCTGAGGCGCGTGTCGATCGGCCACATTTCAACTTGAAACCCTTGGGTAAATAATTCTTTCAATTAAAGGGAAATATAACCTCTCAACTACGACTCTTGTCTGTTTTTCTAAACGATGAAAATTACAGACTATCGATTTCATATTTGGGTATGATTTCCGTCGCAATTAAGACAAAAATTTACCATATGTCCTAGCAAAGCATATGTCAATATGTTAAGTGTGTTTTCTCAAGTtagtctgaagatttttttttccgaaatcCATGACAGATACAAGATGGAACGCATCGTCAATGCCAGTCCACAGAGATTGGCAGAGTTGTGTTTAGACTTTGAGTTCCTGAAAAGCTCTGACAAGGACCTCAAGAATGTTGAAGTGATCGAAAGACTAGGTGTAAGTGTCGggtaacaatatttaaaaatcaaggGAAATTATTGGGAATTTAATTACAATTAACACAATTAATGTGAGCGCTGCAAttgtttcccaccaaaattatagtgtgcaacattttaccaattttgtaaatttttctgtaattttttgacaattttggaccaaatgaacatcacattttattggcttcagctttttataaaaattttggcaaaaattagaaaaaaattgactggtgtatattttgatgaaggtaacaaaaattgactttggcgttcAAAGGTTTAATAAAGAAATGGCATGTGTTATTGTCTTAAagtagtatacgcctcgaaacttaaagacttaaacttttgcgcaAACATTCCTCActaaaactttcaatcattctcttaacaaatcaagaataaaaattaggggtcaccgtgcaaagtttagtaccagagaaacaaaacaaattaccgaacACTGaccaatattcaaaattcaaaatggccgccatccgtaTGAGGACAAATAAAATGTTCtattttcgtaaaactaaatTGGTGAACATTTTTCTTAATCCAAATGCtttaaatgagccccacaagtggtagatcagaaaagaattacaaaaattTGAGAGTGCAAACATCcttccccgaggcgcattctaccttaagtgagAACAATATTATTGGGATTTCGTTTCAAAGAGTGTGTCTTATAAGCTTACTGGCAAACGAGTTTAATGATGGCATTTATTCGTCTAAGTTATACTTGTGCATTGCAAAGTTTCAAGGAAGTATAAATAATTGACAAAGTGCATAAATTATGcacttatttgtttgtttgtttgtctatttatttatttatttatcaagagataaaaatctgaataaattatgtttaaagggataaagtcgtcggaactgcgctcaaaggtcgtgcGACCAATGTAAATActatatccaaggtacgatggtgattgatgaaagttaaaacacgtctgtcataatctacatcgtataatatAAATGTTGCATCTATGATgctgaggtgcatctagatatcgtgcacaaaacactttgtttgtaaacaagaaactcgcataGGCGCAGTTCCGATAACTGTACACTTGAAGTTTTTAAGAATGTTATTAATATTATCGGATCGTGACCGCAGGGTTTGCTGCTGTTAACAGGCTTTTATCGaagatttttttcttctgtGTGCAACAGAATGTACACTGCTGCAAATTTTTATAGTTTAAATCGTAACATTGGTGGTAACCAAGTATACGTTTTTCCATTTCTGTATCACTTACATCCCGGCCGTCCATCTGAAAGTTTCGGTCGTTTTTCGGCATGTGTTATATCATTGTGACGCCATCGTCTTTTCAGCGTCGTCTGTGTGACAGAACTTGAGTTGATTCTACGGACATTGATTGACTGAAGGACTTCTGTTAAAGTATTAAGCGCTCTCCAATTTCACTTTCATCCGATGTCATTCCCTTAGGGTCCTGACAATCTGCAGATAATCCGATCGGTGTCCGATTCGGCACTGTTCGGACTTGTCTCGGCCAGAGAGTTCATCAGCATGGTTAGCGTACGACACCATGCGGAGAAGAGACTTTACGTTTTGGGCCGTGAGTAAATTTTAAGTTAATACTTGTGCAATACAAAGTAGATCTTGTTTATCATTTTAAACTTGTATGAATTTGTTTTTCCCCTGAAAAAGGTTTGTTTTAGTGTTTTCCGGTGCTCTTGGAACCTTATTTAGAGTTCACCATTGAAGCATCGACGATTTATCGAGTACCTACCGACGACGTAGGAGTTTTGCCGTTCATTTTCGAATAAAAACAGCAGGTGCCGCTGCATGCCACTGCATATAAACAGGCAGATATTCAAATCAGTCAGTCAATTCTCTAACTTGAATATAGGTCGTTTAGCTCACGTGATAGGCAGTATCCGTGATTCACCAATTATTACTACAGCCTTATTTGTTTTCCCCATAAACTcctttcttgttttgttttgttttcacataCAGACATTAGTGTGGATCATCCCAAATGTCCAGAAGAAAAGAAATTTGTTCGCGGAGTGATATATCCGTCAGGCAGATTTATTTATGAAGTTCCTGGGTAAGCAAGACAGTGCTATTAAAAAAGGCTATACCGTAGAATGCCAgccaaaatatatataatatatatatatatatatatatatatatatatatatatatatatatatataatatatatatatatatatatatatatataaccgtactctctgtgcccaagttcagaggttgccataaagccattatggtgataaccgggagggcacattgtatacattttgtgtatatatataatatatatatatatatatatatatatatatatatatatatatatatatatatatatatatatacgtatacttgagatttggtaattttgatacaacgtttcgtcctaaaagtaggacttcatcaggttgaagatgttTACAAAaggagaatacagacaaatacagaacaATGTAAGGCTAGTGTTGATCTTCATTAAATGCTGATTGGACTTTATAGGCTgagtaaattagaaagttacaaAAGATATAGGGTATGACAGTTCTTACCGTTTATGTATGGCGCAGATGGAAAGTGACATATTGATCAAGATCATATTGCTGGGCTGATCTCAGAACGTTCACACTAGAGGGAGGATCGtcatcaaacattttattttatcaaaattccaAAAAGCGGCATTGCGAGaaggatatacatgtattaatcTCGCATCGAATATATGATCTTATTGCACTTGATCATGTATACTTTATGCGGTCTTTACTTAACATGCTGTATCgtttctgttttttattcttcTCTATTCAGGGAACCAAATAAATCTCGCGTGGTTGACTTTGGACAGAATGACCCAAAAATGTCCATTCCGAAGATGGTGATAGAGCAAGCAGTGCCGGGAGTATTTAAAGCAAAGGTCGAGCATTTCGACAAGGCACTGAAAAA
This genomic window contains:
- the LOC139140470 gene encoding stAR-related lipid transfer protein 5-like, with amino-acid sequence MAQQNYNAKMDETMKKLWEYVCDDQGWKNLKTSGDLSIHQKKSDVFDGILYKMERIVNASPQRLAELCLDFEFLKSSDKDLKNVEVIERLGGPDNLQIIRSVSDSALFGLVSAREFISMVSVRHHAEKRLYVLGHISVDHPKCPEEKKFVRGVIYPSGRFIYEVPGEPNKSRVVDFGQNDPKMSIPKMVIEQAVPGVFKAKVEHFDKALKKAGC